One window of the Thermodesulfomicrobium sp. WS genome contains the following:
- a CDS encoding site-2 protease family protein, with product METIAPHIQHLAIMAVPFLVGITCHEVAHGWVSYLLGDPTPKLAGRLTANPLRHLDPMGTLALMLTQTIGWAKPVPVDPRHYASPRRDMVLVALAGPAANLVVAFACALFFWGLGSLPVDWSSPQAAFWGRPLANIAMAGVSINVALAVFNLLPIPPLDGSKIVAWLLPPHLASQYLRWERFGFIAILILAMTGALSFVIRPALRLAQALLLA from the coding sequence ATGGAAACAATCGCTCCACACATCCAGCACTTGGCCATCATGGCCGTGCCGTTTCTCGTGGGCATCACCTGCCATGAAGTGGCCCATGGCTGGGTCTCATACCTGTTAGGCGATCCAACACCCAAGCTTGCCGGCCGCCTGACGGCCAACCCCCTGCGCCACCTCGATCCCATGGGCACGCTCGCCCTTATGCTCACCCAGACCATCGGCTGGGCCAAGCCCGTGCCCGTGGACCCGCGCCACTACGCCTCCCCGCGCCGCGATATGGTGCTCGTGGCCCTGGCTGGTCCTGCGGCCAACCTCGTGGTGGCGTTTGCTTGTGCGCTCTTCTTTTGGGGGCTTGGGAGCCTGCCTGTCGATTGGAGCAGCCCACAGGCCGCCTTTTGGGGCCGGCCCCTTGCCAACATTGCCATGGCCGGGGTCTCCATCAACGTCGCCCTGGCGGTCTTCAACCTCCTGCCCATTCCACCGCTGGACGGCAGCAAGATCGTCGCCTGGCTGTTGCCTCCCCACCTGGCAAGCCAGTACCTCCGTTGGGAGCGCTTCGGCTTCATCGCCATCCTCATCCTCGCCATGACTGGAGCCCTCTCGTTCGTCATCCGTCCTGCCCTGC
- a CDS encoding UbiX family flavin prenyltransferase — translation MSSPFLPQRILLAITGASAMPYAQALAEALGTHPHVELHGIISPGAQVVLQHEGPPQEAITRHFAAMHEPHDLAAPPSSGSWVHHGMIICPCSMATLGAIASGAGHNLVHRAADVTLKERRLLILVPRETPLTEIHLRNLLRLSRMGVVIMPPCPGFYHHPRSIEDLTRTFAGRVLDQLGLVHDLAPRWGEPKLAPPKASC, via the coding sequence TTGTCAAGCCCATTCCTGCCCCAACGCATCCTGCTGGCGATCACCGGGGCCAGCGCCATGCCGTATGCCCAGGCACTGGCAGAAGCCCTCGGCACCCACCCCCACGTGGAGCTCCATGGCATCATCTCCCCTGGGGCGCAGGTGGTGCTCCAGCACGAAGGCCCGCCCCAGGAAGCGATCACCCGGCACTTTGCCGCCATGCACGAGCCGCACGACCTCGCCGCCCCACCGTCAAGCGGCTCCTGGGTGCATCACGGCATGATCATCTGCCCCTGCTCCATGGCCACGCTCGGCGCCATTGCCTCCGGCGCGGGCCACAACTTGGTGCACCGGGCCGCGGACGTCACCCTCAAGGAACGCCGGCTGCTCATCCTCGTCCCCCGGGAGACTCCACTGACCGAGATCCATCTGCGCAACCTCCTGCGGCTGAGTCGTATGGGAGTGGTGATCATGCCCCCATGCCCAGGATTCTACCACCATCCCCGCAGCATCGAGGATCTCACCCGCACCTTTGCGGGGCGGGTGTTGGATCAACTGGGCCTGGTCCACGACCTCGCGCCCCGCTGGGGTGAGCCCAAGCTTGCCCCGCCGAAGGCTTCCTGCTAG
- a CDS encoding adenylate/guanylate cyclase domain-containing protein, translated as MGRWRRVLIGMGVVALGVLLAVWRPQSVESLDEWLGDYRLRWRGPIPAPPSVVIVAIDEKSIQRLGRWPWSRSTMARVVDALTHAGAELVVYDIIWSEAAQGDDELAAALGRAGNAILAVTFDFETAHPDQDTSLVAQMSPLRVSNLEHLRQYPPLQARGVLAPRPELVDQAMAVGHINMLPDADGVLRRELAVMAHEGHFQPSVAVRAAAVYWGLPEERIQYVAGQGLVLGDRFVPLDAWGRMRIPYYGPEGTFRQVSVVDVLDGKVDLSGAIALVGATAVGVYDLRVTPTSPAMPGIEKHASVLAALLEGRLWRDAPAWVEPLVTAVMGLMSVLVLVWLPASVFAVVVLLGAVGLVGGGYVALVRWGWWLPAALPVATTLATAGVTTAYAYAVEERQARQIRRMFASYVTEKLVKELVRNPDAARLGGSRREITVLFSDVKGFTSFSEQHPPEEVVAILNEYLGAMTEVVFQHDGTLDKFIGDAILAFWGAPVDQPDHALRAVACGLGMLDRLAELSVAWQAAGKPVLTCGIGINSGAVVVGNIGAEGKKMDYTVIGDEVNLGSRVEGLTRIYDVPLLITDNTLARIRDALLAEVLGPVRVRGLERVAVKGKERPVGIYAVERLPQGPSVIEEIVATEVRKLTKK; from the coding sequence ATGGGACGGTGGCGGCGGGTGCTCATCGGTATGGGGGTGGTGGCTCTCGGGGTGCTGCTTGCCGTGTGGCGGCCGCAGTCCGTGGAGAGCCTCGACGAATGGCTGGGCGACTATCGCTTGCGCTGGCGCGGACCGATCCCCGCCCCACCGTCGGTAGTCATCGTGGCCATTGACGAAAAGAGCATCCAGCGTCTGGGCCGCTGGCCGTGGTCCAGGTCCACCATGGCCCGGGTGGTGGACGCCCTGACCCACGCCGGCGCCGAGCTTGTGGTGTACGATATCATCTGGAGCGAAGCGGCCCAAGGAGACGACGAACTCGCCGCGGCCTTGGGGCGCGCCGGCAATGCCATCCTCGCGGTGACCTTCGATTTCGAGACCGCGCATCCCGACCAAGACACTTCGCTGGTGGCGCAGATGAGCCCTCTTCGGGTCAGCAACCTGGAGCATCTGCGCCAGTATCCTCCCCTTCAGGCCCGGGGTGTTTTGGCGCCGCGTCCGGAGCTCGTGGATCAGGCCATGGCCGTTGGTCATATCAATATGCTGCCTGACGCCGACGGCGTGCTGCGCCGTGAGCTGGCTGTCATGGCCCATGAGGGTCATTTTCAGCCGTCGGTGGCGGTGCGGGCTGCGGCTGTGTATTGGGGCCTTCCCGAGGAGAGGATCCAGTATGTCGCCGGCCAAGGCTTGGTTTTGGGGGATCGCTTTGTCCCGCTGGATGCGTGGGGTCGTATGCGCATTCCCTATTACGGGCCGGAGGGGACGTTTCGCCAGGTCAGTGTGGTGGACGTGCTCGACGGCAAGGTGGACCTTTCCGGGGCCATTGCCTTGGTAGGGGCTACGGCGGTGGGGGTGTACGACCTGCGGGTGACCCCGACCTCGCCGGCCATGCCGGGGATCGAAAAACATGCCTCGGTCCTTGCCGCCTTGCTCGAAGGGCGACTCTGGCGCGATGCTCCCGCGTGGGTGGAGCCCCTGGTCACGGCGGTGATGGGGCTGATGTCCGTGCTGGTTCTGGTGTGGCTTCCGGCCTCGGTGTTCGCCGTGGTGGTTTTGCTTGGGGCGGTGGGCCTCGTTGGTGGAGGCTATGTGGCCTTGGTGCGTTGGGGCTGGTGGCTGCCTGCGGCTCTGCCTGTGGCCACGACCCTGGCCACTGCGGGCGTGACCACGGCCTATGCCTACGCGGTGGAAGAACGCCAGGCCCGGCAGATTCGGCGCATGTTCGCTTCGTACGTCACGGAAAAGTTGGTGAAGGAGTTGGTGCGCAATCCGGACGCCGCCCGCCTCGGCGGCTCCCGTCGCGAGATCACGGTGCTCTTTTCCGACGTCAAAGGTTTTACGAGCTTTTCGGAGCAGCATCCTCCGGAAGAGGTGGTCGCCATCCTCAATGAATACCTTGGCGCCATGACCGAGGTGGTGTTCCAGCATGATGGCACGTTGGACAAGTTCATCGGCGATGCCATCCTCGCCTTCTGGGGGGCGCCGGTGGACCAGCCGGACCACGCCCTGCGCGCCGTTGCCTGCGGTCTGGGCATGCTCGACCGTCTGGCCGAACTTTCCGTCGCCTGGCAGGCCGCGGGAAAGCCGGTGCTCACGTGCGGCATTGGCATCAATTCCGGGGCAGTGGTCGTGGGCAATATCGGCGCGGAAGGCAAGAAAATGGACTACACCGTCATCGGTGACGAGGTGAATCTCGGCTCCCGGGTGGAGGGCCTTACCCGGATCTATGATGTCCCCCTGCTCATCACGGACAACACCCTGGCGCGCATCCGCGATGCCCTTTTGGCTGAAGTCCTGGGGCCGGTGCGGGTGCGAGGGCTGGAGCGGGTGGCGGTCAAAGGCAAGGAACGGCCGGTGGGCATTTACGCCGTGGAGCGCCTCCCCCAGGGGCCCAGTGTGATCGAGGAAATTGTCGCAACCGAGGTGCGTAAGCTCACCAAGAAGTAG
- a CDS encoding translocation/assembly module TamB domain-containing protein: MTRRYLAITSSILLAVLTVAAFSLTTQPGRDLLARGISWLVSSPEQRVSLVGLDIDRRGTIFAEQIQVEDARGAWICVQRVSITPHWRQVLSGALALETMHAARVQLLRLPQASSSTTAPSAFSIPLMMVDTATFEELALEAPVLGSPLRAALQARIQWNAPQWQVDLALEDLEGDGTLSLHGQSDGQEVSLQARVHEERGALHRLLTSATGPITMQLAASGPLHAWRGQITLHLADLAAANADLEMEGDRRLHVHAQMHAGEALPAWAREPLHAEATLTWDAHGIEVPHLALVHPVVTVTAQGRMDGSRGAWNATVNATQGEFTAAWSGSLHHDAQGVSCAGQVHAQWTQGRDPVFAEASGDIHVAWDGPWETRWDVSATLASPGPWRGQLELAGPALAPQGTVRLLLVEHPPLPLVLSRLLGTAPSVSAQWAVTAGRLHLRGLHLEAPLSAQGDMQVTAQGITTHGDMRLAPRVLDLAPHGGQASLEGTWPHDITATFHLPRVDLAPTDKSPGLGDLRGRVHWQQPQITLEATATAQGMPLRAALQGAYTSTALRIDTGRLEAGPNQLTCSGTWDPHAMRLTGQAQLHAPDLGPISRWLGTSLQGSLSAETTVRTQKDTRRITAHGHGQVDGAGWTTGAMEFSGELQDSRLEARLALKGPQIGTISLDTTLLTLVGPMDELTAELRAQAKANTVHATVRTHQGFPPKRIEVSALSGRILGLALSQTTALRLTLGKEEISWTPWQLQLGSTRFTAQGRVGQTLEARVGIHGSLAPIPGLAGLVNQRLAGEVNATATVSGPSSDPRVHVQAVAEAVRYEHLQWGLLFQHGRGRVETTADGMVLALHGQDAHNGTALFTGRWDLKDTARIQGQLAAFTLMDTDAAQVAASGAIELLWQQAGRITADLEIPKAHIRLPRNLTTIPRLEVEEEPPAAGTQPTAKTAPPLSVDLRLRTTAPATVQGHGLTSSWNAQLHLVGNLAQPTIDGELLLHQGDWQFLGRRFNLTQGRIHFPEPGRPFVDLTARATAPGIETTARLMGPTDALHLDLSSTPTLPTEEILARTLFGRSLRQISAFQALRLAQAAASLGNPRGAAGALKGLEELEAKIRSTGIDVGTDAQDNPTIGIDREIGDYHIRAERSLGGGDTTRVEVQITPNLGVRTEIGGDSRQGAGVQWSMDY; the protein is encoded by the coding sequence ATGACCCGCCGATACCTCGCCATCACGAGCAGCATCCTTCTGGCCGTCCTTACCGTTGCGGCCTTCAGCCTGACTACGCAGCCAGGCCGCGACCTCCTTGCCCGCGGCATCTCGTGGCTAGTGAGCTCCCCCGAGCAGCGCGTGAGCCTCGTGGGGCTCGACATCGACCGCCGAGGGACCATCTTCGCTGAGCAAATCCAGGTGGAAGACGCCCGCGGAGCCTGGATCTGCGTCCAGCGTGTCAGCATCACGCCCCATTGGCGTCAGGTACTTTCCGGGGCCCTAGCACTGGAGACGATGCACGCAGCACGCGTGCAGCTGCTGCGCCTGCCACAGGCTTCTTCAAGCACGACGGCGCCGTCAGCGTTCTCAATCCCTCTCATGATGGTGGACACCGCGACCTTCGAGGAGTTGGCGCTGGAGGCGCCGGTACTGGGAAGCCCCCTTCGGGCCGCCCTCCAGGCCCGCATCCAGTGGAACGCCCCCCAATGGCAGGTGGATCTTGCGCTCGAGGATCTCGAGGGCGACGGCACCTTGAGCCTTCACGGCCAGTCAGACGGGCAGGAAGTTTCCCTTCAGGCACGCGTGCACGAAGAGCGCGGCGCACTCCACCGCCTGCTCACCAGCGCTACCGGCCCCATAACGATGCAGCTTGCCGCAAGCGGTCCCCTGCACGCCTGGCGCGGCCAGATCACGCTCCACCTCGCCGACCTCGCCGCAGCCAACGCCGACTTGGAGATGGAAGGCGACCGCCGACTGCACGTCCATGCGCAAATGCATGCCGGGGAAGCGCTGCCTGCCTGGGCCCGAGAGCCGCTGCACGCAGAAGCCACCCTCACCTGGGATGCGCACGGGATCGAGGTCCCGCACCTCGCCCTCGTGCACCCGGTGGTCACCGTCACCGCCCAAGGACGGATGGACGGCAGCCGCGGCGCGTGGAACGCCACCGTGAACGCAACGCAAGGCGAATTCACGGCCGCCTGGAGCGGCAGCCTGCACCACGACGCCCAGGGCGTCTCGTGCGCTGGGCAGGTGCACGCACAGTGGACGCAAGGACGCGATCCCGTCTTCGCCGAAGCGAGCGGCGATATCCATGTGGCCTGGGACGGGCCGTGGGAGACCCGCTGGGACGTGAGCGCCACCCTGGCATCCCCCGGGCCGTGGCGCGGGCAGTTGGAACTCGCCGGCCCGGCCCTTGCCCCCCAAGGGACGGTGCGCTTGCTCCTCGTGGAGCATCCGCCCCTTCCCCTCGTACTCTCCCGCCTCTTGGGCACGGCCCCTTCGGTGTCCGCGCAGTGGGCTGTGACCGCAGGCAGACTCCATCTGCGCGGGCTGCACCTGGAGGCGCCGCTCAGCGCCCAGGGGGACATGCAGGTAACGGCCCAGGGCATCACCACGCATGGGGATATGCGCCTTGCGCCCCGGGTGCTCGACCTGGCCCCGCACGGAGGACAGGCAAGCCTGGAAGGCACCTGGCCCCACGACATCACCGCCACCTTCCACCTGCCGCGCGTCGACCTTGCCCCGACGGATAAATCACCGGGGCTTGGCGACCTTCGCGGCCGGGTGCACTGGCAGCAGCCCCAAATCACCCTGGAGGCCACGGCTACGGCGCAAGGGATGCCGCTTAGAGCCGCCCTGCAGGGGGCGTATACATCCACGGCATTGCGTATCGATACCGGACGCCTGGAAGCCGGCCCCAACCAGTTGACCTGCTCCGGGACCTGGGATCCCCATGCCATGCGTCTTACGGGCCAAGCCCAGCTCCACGCCCCGGACCTTGGCCCCATAAGCCGTTGGCTCGGGACCAGTCTGCAGGGGAGCCTCAGCGCAGAAACCACAGTACGCACCCAAAAAGATACGCGCCGGATCACTGCGCACGGCCACGGCCAGGTGGACGGCGCAGGCTGGACAACCGGCGCCATGGAATTTTCCGGCGAGCTCCAAGACTCCCGTCTCGAGGCCCGGCTTGCCCTCAAGGGCCCGCAGATCGGAACCATATCCCTGGACACCACGCTCCTCACCCTCGTCGGCCCCATGGACGAGCTGACGGCAGAACTCCGCGCCCAGGCCAAGGCCAACACGGTGCACGCCACCGTGCGCACGCATCAGGGCTTTCCCCCCAAAAGGATCGAGGTCAGCGCGCTTTCCGGCCGGATTCTCGGGCTTGCCCTCTCCCAGACAACCGCGCTGCGCCTCACACTGGGAAAAGAGGAAATCTCCTGGACTCCCTGGCAGCTCCAACTGGGCTCCACCCGATTCACCGCCCAAGGCCGTGTGGGGCAGACGCTGGAGGCGCGCGTGGGCATCCACGGAAGCCTCGCCCCCATCCCCGGCCTTGCCGGTCTCGTGAACCAACGCCTTGCCGGAGAGGTCAACGCCACGGCCACGGTGTCCGGGCCATCCAGCGATCCCCGCGTGCATGTGCAGGCGGTGGCCGAAGCGGTGCGCTACGAACACCTCCAATGGGGCCTCCTCTTCCAGCATGGCCGCGGCCGCGTGGAAACCACCGCGGACGGCATGGTCCTGGCACTCCACGGTCAAGACGCCCACAACGGCACGGCCCTCTTCACCGGCAGGTGGGATCTCAAAGATACCGCCCGCATCCAGGGGCAGCTCGCGGCCTTTACCCTCATGGACACCGATGCCGCCCAAGTGGCGGCCTCAGGCGCCATCGAGCTTCTGTGGCAGCAGGCGGGCCGCATCACCGCCGATCTGGAGATCCCCAAGGCCCATATCCGCCTGCCGCGCAACCTGACGACCATCCCGCGGCTGGAGGTGGAAGAAGAGCCCCCGGCCGCGGGGACGCAACCCACCGCCAAGACCGCTCCGCCCCTGAGTGTGGACCTCCGGCTGCGCACCACCGCCCCAGCCACGGTCCAAGGTCATGGGCTCACCAGTTCCTGGAATGCGCAGCTGCATCTCGTCGGCAATCTCGCGCAGCCGACAATCGACGGAGAACTGCTCCTGCACCAAGGGGATTGGCAATTCCTGGGGCGCCGCTTCAACCTTACCCAAGGCCGCATCCACTTTCCCGAGCCTGGGCGGCCTTTCGTGGATCTCACGGCCCGCGCCACCGCCCCAGGCATCGAGACCACCGCCCGCCTGATGGGGCCCACGGACGCCTTACACCTGGACCTTTCTTCCACCCCGACGCTGCCCACGGAAGAGATCCTGGCGCGCACGCTTTTTGGCCGCTCCCTGCGACAGATCTCCGCCTTCCAGGCCTTGCGCCTGGCCCAAGCAGCAGCAAGCTTGGGCAATCCCCGCGGGGCGGCAGGGGCGCTCAAGGGTCTCGAGGAGCTCGAGGCCAAAATCCGCAGTACAGGGATCGATGTGGGCACCGACGCCCAGGACAATCCCACCATCGGCATCGATCGCGAGATCGGCGACTACCACATCCGGGCAGAGCGCAGCCTGGGCGGGGGCGACACGACCCGCGTCGAGGTGCAAATCACCCCCAATCTTGGGGTGCGCACGGAAATAGGCGGCGACTCGCGCCAAGGGGCGGGAGTGCAATGGAGTATGGACTACTAG
- a CDS encoding BamA/TamA family outer membrane protein, which translates to MRGLLCLFFLLFFLLPALAWALTIHLNGAPAEVETAFRQESQFLDPDLPQDVPALQQELRLRRDASTLQEILQSFGYFQAEVASGLNATDVTFTVTPGPRFTFAQPSLEAPELPGELRAQLTERLAPVSAPHPYFAGTVLDTEAALLAILRQNGHPRPLAERRVVAHHASRTVTVTWQLAPGAPRVFGNTTIDTPPALDPAYVERRLRWRPGEPYDVRTVDATRIRLLRTGLFSALQVEEDDTAPGEALPMRIRGQLAAPRTVRAGLWYFTDGGPGVEGGWEHRNFLGAGERFTTDLTLSQDRSQWETQLVFPDAAGVDRRLVLSGKALDETTKAYRTRSITVGSLLNMDLDNRLNVEGGLRYRLSRVDGTTRETHNLLSTPMQVTFSSVVDLLDPRQGVRLTFQVEPFTSLEDASRSFLLTSISGRMYLPLGPRLTLALRGRSAAITGVGRSRVPQDVRLYAGGPQSIRGFASQSAGPLDADDTPEGGLAAVDGSAELRWRLTDTWGLAAFVDGGGAFAQHTPDRLGDLFWGAGLGLRYATPIGPLLLDIAVPVVGRRDSDAPFQIYINFGQAF; encoded by the coding sequence ATGCGTGGCCTTCTTTGCCTCTTCTTCCTCCTCTTCTTTCTCCTGCCTGCGCTGGCCTGGGCGCTTACCATCCACCTCAACGGCGCCCCTGCCGAGGTAGAGACTGCCTTCCGCCAGGAGAGTCAATTTCTCGATCCAGACCTCCCCCAGGATGTCCCTGCCCTGCAGCAGGAGCTCCGCCTCCGGCGCGACGCCTCCACTCTTCAAGAAATCCTTCAAAGCTTCGGATACTTCCAAGCAGAGGTAGCAAGCGGACTCAACGCCACCGACGTCACCTTCACGGTCACCCCCGGTCCCCGTTTCACCTTTGCCCAACCTTCCCTTGAGGCCCCGGAACTTCCTGGAGAGCTTCGCGCCCAATTGACCGAGCGCCTCGCCCCCGTATCTGCGCCCCATCCCTATTTCGCTGGCACCGTTCTCGATACCGAGGCCGCTCTGCTCGCGATCCTTCGCCAAAACGGCCACCCACGCCCCTTAGCCGAACGCCGCGTGGTCGCCCACCACGCATCACGCACCGTCACCGTGACCTGGCAGCTTGCTCCCGGCGCCCCCCGCGTCTTTGGAAACACCACCATTGACACGCCTCCAGCCCTTGACCCTGCCTACGTCGAACGCCGCCTCAGGTGGCGGCCCGGCGAACCCTATGACGTGCGTACGGTGGACGCCACCCGCATCCGGCTGCTGCGCACTGGACTCTTTTCCGCGCTCCAGGTGGAAGAAGACGATACCGCTCCAGGAGAGGCGCTGCCCATGCGCATTCGCGGCCAACTGGCCGCGCCGCGCACCGTCCGCGCCGGACTCTGGTACTTCACCGACGGCGGCCCCGGGGTGGAAGGCGGGTGGGAGCACCGCAATTTTTTGGGCGCAGGCGAGCGTTTCACCACAGACCTCACCCTGTCCCAAGACCGCTCCCAATGGGAAACCCAGCTCGTCTTTCCGGACGCAGCCGGCGTGGACCGACGTTTGGTGCTCTCCGGCAAGGCCCTGGACGAAACCACCAAAGCCTACCGCACCCGAAGCATCACCGTGGGGAGCCTGCTCAACATGGACCTGGACAACCGCCTGAACGTGGAAGGCGGGCTGCGCTATCGCTTGAGCCGCGTGGACGGCACCACCCGCGAGACGCACAATCTCCTCTCCACGCCCATGCAGGTGACCTTCTCGAGCGTCGTGGACCTCCTGGATCCCCGCCAGGGCGTGCGCCTCACCTTCCAAGTGGAGCCGTTCACCTCCCTTGAGGACGCAAGCCGCTCTTTCCTCCTGACCTCGATATCCGGACGCATGTACCTTCCCTTGGGCCCGCGCTTGACCCTGGCCCTGCGCGGTCGCAGCGCCGCCATCACCGGTGTGGGCAGAAGCCGCGTGCCCCAAGATGTCCGCCTCTACGCCGGCGGGCCGCAGTCCATTCGGGGGTTTGCCTCCCAGAGCGCCGGGCCCTTGGACGCCGACGACACCCCTGAAGGCGGGCTCGCGGCGGTAGACGGGTCTGCGGAACTGCGCTGGCGCCTCACCGACACCTGGGGGCTCGCCGCCTTTGTGGACGGCGGCGGCGCCTTTGCCCAGCACACCCCCGATCGCCTGGGCGACCTCTTTTGGGGGGCAGGGCTTGGTCTGCGCTACGCAACCCCCATCGGCCCGCTGCTTTTGGATATCGCCGTGCCGGTGGTAGGAAGACGCGACAGCGACGCCCCATTCCAAATCTATATCAACTTCGGACAGGCCTTTTGA
- a CDS encoding phenylacetate--CoA ligase, with translation MHHAFCPEEFWSQDTLRAVQSTRLQTIIEAAARSPFYGQRFAELGIRPEDIRSVDDIRNLPCTTKDDLRAAYPDKMLTLPVRQMARLHASSGTTGAATVVYYTHNDLAAWADLVARCMHMTGIRADDTFQNIAGYGLFTGGLGFHYGAERLGCLTIPAGAGNSKRQLKLLEDFRVTAVHIIPSYALHLASVMEEMDFDPKRLSLRIALIGAEPHTEAMRRRIEAFFGVRAYNSYGLSEMNGPGVAFECPEQNGMHLWEDAYIAEIIDPTTGDPVPEGQMGELVLTTLTREGMPLVRYRTRDLTRFLPGHCPCGRTHRRIDRISGRSDDMIILKGVNIYPMQVESVLMDIPEVGQNYLIVLEREGFLDQMRVKVEVKDEFFVEDMRALKALQQRIAAKLRDEILITPRVDLVESNSLPKSEGKAVRVQDLRPKQ, from the coding sequence ATGCACCACGCCTTCTGCCCTGAAGAATTCTGGTCCCAGGATACGCTGCGCGCCGTTCAATCCACTCGCCTACAAACGATTATCGAGGCCGCTGCCCGTTCTCCCTTCTATGGCCAGCGTTTTGCCGAACTCGGCATTCGTCCTGAGGACATCCGCAGCGTCGACGACATCCGGAACCTTCCCTGCACCACCAAAGATGACCTCCGGGCCGCTTATCCGGATAAGATGCTCACCCTCCCGGTTCGCCAGATGGCCCGGCTGCACGCCTCTTCCGGCACCACCGGCGCAGCCACCGTGGTGTACTATACCCACAACGACCTTGCCGCATGGGCCGACTTGGTGGCCCGCTGCATGCACATGACCGGCATCCGCGCCGACGACACCTTCCAGAACATCGCGGGCTACGGGCTCTTCACCGGCGGGCTTGGATTCCACTATGGCGCCGAACGCCTGGGCTGCCTCACTATCCCTGCCGGAGCGGGCAACTCTAAACGTCAGCTCAAACTCCTGGAAGATTTCCGGGTTACAGCAGTCCATATCATTCCTTCCTACGCCCTGCACCTGGCCTCGGTCATGGAAGAAATGGACTTTGATCCCAAACGCCTTTCCCTGCGCATTGCCCTCATCGGCGCAGAACCCCATACCGAGGCCATGCGCCGCCGCATCGAAGCCTTTTTCGGGGTGCGCGCCTACAACTCCTACGGCCTTTCGGAAATGAATGGCCCGGGAGTGGCCTTCGAGTGCCCGGAGCAAAACGGCATGCACCTGTGGGAAGACGCTTACATCGCGGAGATCATCGACCCCACCACCGGAGATCCGGTACCGGAAGGCCAGATGGGCGAGCTCGTGCTCACCACCCTCACCCGCGAAGGGATGCCGCTTGTCCGCTACCGCACCCGCGACCTCACCCGTTTTCTGCCTGGCCATTGCCCCTGCGGCCGGACCCATCGCCGCATCGACCGCATCAGCGGCAGGTCCGACGACATGATCATCCTCAAAGGGGTCAACATCTATCCCATGCAAGTGGAAAGCGTGCTCATGGACATCCCTGAGGTGGGGCAAAATTATCTCATCGTCCTTGAGCGCGAAGGATTCCTCGATCAGATGCGGGTCAAGGTGGAGGTCAAGGACGAGTTCTTCGTGGAAGACATGCGGGCGCTCAAGGCCCTGCAGCAGCGCATCGCCGCCAAATTACGAGACGAGATCCTCATCACCCCACGGGTGGACCTGGTGGAGAGCAACTCTCTGCCCAAAAGCGAAGGCAAGGCGGTACGGGTGCAGGATCTCCGACCCAAGCAATAG